The Henckelia pumila isolate YLH828 chromosome 2, ASM3356847v2, whole genome shotgun sequence genome includes a window with the following:
- the LOC140879051 gene encoding secreted RxLR effector protein 161-like, with product MKNFSPSVAPVVKGDKFNLDQCPKNDFEREQMKNILYAFSVGSLKRTENLEVIGYSDSDYAGCIDSRKSTFGYIFLLAGGAVSWRSTKQSLSATSIMEAEFVSCFEATSHGVWMKSFISELRVVDSISRSLRIFCDNSTVVFMAKNNKNESRSKHIDIKYLAIRDSVSY from the exons ATGAAGAATTTTTCACCAAGTGTGGCTCCCGTTGTGAAGGGTGACAAATTCAATTTGGATCAGTGCCCTAAAAATGACTTTGAAAGAGAGCAAATGAAAAACATTCTTTATGCTTTTTCTGTTGGAAGCTTGAA GCGAACTGAAAATTTGGAAGTGATTGGCTACTCTGATTCAGACTATGCTGGTTGCATTGATTCAAGAAAATCCACTTTTGGATATATTTTTTTGCTAGCCGGTGGAGCTGTATCTTGGAGAAGTACAAAGCAATCCTTGTCTGCCACTTCCATTATGGAGGCTGAGTTTGTGTCTTGTTTTGAGGCCACCTCACATGGTGTATGGATGAAGAGTTTCATCTCGGAGCTTAGAGTTGTGGATTCCATTTCTAGGTCATTGAGAATTTTCTGTGACAATTCAACTGTTGTTTTTATGGCTAAGAACAATAAAAATGAGAGTCGAAGCAAGCATATCGACATTAAGTATTTAGCCATAAGAGACAGTGTTAGTTATTaa
- the LOC140881152 gene encoding RAF-like serine/threonine-protein kinase PRAF produces the protein MVGSDLSAKPTKFLCSYGGRILPRYPDGKLRYHGGDTRVLSLDRSVSFSELLLKLAEMCGTAVSLRCQLPAEDLDALVSITSDEDLANLIEEYDRAAAETPSCIKIRAFLSAPKPTKKVSPPPSTVSSTSPKSPFCYAAAVTGGIPPRCPSSAGGKYVRLASRPPQSPPSYAVKAAGKSTYHQYACHHHHHNGNGGRVYLIHSGNNWQ, from the exons ATGGTCGGAAGCGATCTCTCCGCGAAACCCACCAAGTTCTTGTGCAGCTACGGCGGCCGGATCCTCCCCCGTTACCCCGACGGGAAGCTCCGTTACCACGGCGGCGACACCCGTGTTCTTTCTTTGGATCGCAGCGTCTCCTTCTCCG agctGCTGTTGAAATTGGCGGAGATGTGTGGAACGGCGGTGAGTTTGCGGTGCCAGTTGCCGGCGGAGGATCTGGACGCATTGGTGTCCATCACTTCCGACGAGgatctcgccaacctcatcgaGGAGTACGACCGTGCGGCGGCGGAGACGCCGTCGTGTATCAAGATCAGAGCTTTCCTCTCCGCCCCAAAGCCCACCAAAAAGGTCTCCCCACCTCCCTCGACCGTCTCCTCCACCTCACCCAAATCACCCTTCTGCTACGCCGCCGCCGTCACCGGCGGCATCCCTCCGCGCTGCCCCAGCTCCGCCGGAGGGAAATACGTCCGCCTCGCCTCCAGGCCGCCGCAGTCCCCGCCGTCTTACGCCGTGAAAGCCGCCGGGAAATCTACTTATCATCAGTACGCATGCCACCACCACCATCATAATGGAAATGGTGGCCGTGTTTATCTGATTCACAGTGGGAATAATTGGCAATAA